In a single window of the Halobaculum lipolyticum genome:
- a CDS encoding redoxin domain-containing protein, with the protein MVATGDDAPTFTATYRGSDHEDFDLAEHLGDGPVVLAFFPGAFTPPCSNEMVALQEHHDRFTEAGATLFGVSADSAFSLGAFADEYDLAFDLVSDMPGDAIDAYGLTMDIPDLGLYDVANRAAFVIDGDGRVVYDWVADDPTTEPDYEELIEAAASA; encoded by the coding sequence ATGGTAGCCACCGGCGACGACGCACCGACGTTCACCGCGACGTACAGGGGCAGCGACCACGAGGACTTCGACCTCGCCGAGCACCTCGGCGACGGGCCGGTCGTGCTCGCCTTCTTCCCGGGGGCGTTCACGCCGCCGTGCTCCAACGAGATGGTGGCGTTGCAGGAGCACCACGACCGCTTCACGGAGGCGGGCGCGACGCTGTTCGGCGTGAGCGCCGACTCGGCGTTCTCGCTCGGGGCGTTCGCCGACGAGTACGACCTCGCGTTCGACCTCGTCAGCGACATGCCCGGCGACGCCATCGACGCGTACGGCCTGACGATGGACATCCCCGACCTCGGGCTGTACGACGTGGCCAACCGCGCGGCGTTCGTGATCGACGGCGACGGCCGGGTCGTGTACGACTGGGTCGCCGACGACCCGACGACCGAACCCGACTACGAGGAACTGATCGAGGCGGCCGCGTCGGCGTAA
- a CDS encoding AAA family ATPase — MDVPDASAACADVLDTLRGAIVAEDAFFEDILLGLLSRGHVLIEDVPGTGKTLTARSMATALGLSFSRVQFTPDLLPSDVTGTTVYDEGTGEFEFSQGPIFANVVLADEINRAPPKTQAALLEAMEEEQVTVDGTTYELPEPFFLIATQNPVEQAGNFPLPEAQLDRFSVKTSMGYPDLEGEIELLRRRAGRVEQDPSVETVLDEERVVGAREAPESVRVHDDLLEYMAGITRATRQDRRVEVGVSPRGTQRLFEATRSAATLAGREFVTPDDVKRVAAPVLAHRLVLTPDAKVDDVAKADVLRAVLDRVEVPTVQDAEAEPAE; from the coding sequence ATGGACGTTCCCGACGCGAGCGCGGCCTGTGCGGACGTGCTCGACACCCTCCGCGGCGCCATCGTCGCCGAAGACGCCTTCTTCGAGGACATCCTCCTCGGCCTCTTGTCCCGGGGCCACGTGCTCATCGAGGACGTGCCCGGCACCGGGAAGACGCTCACCGCGCGGTCGATGGCGACGGCGCTGGGGCTGTCGTTCTCCCGCGTGCAGTTCACCCCCGACCTCCTCCCCTCCGACGTGACCGGGACGACGGTGTACGACGAGGGCACCGGCGAGTTCGAGTTCTCGCAGGGCCCGATCTTCGCCAATGTTGTCCTCGCCGACGAGATCAACCGCGCGCCGCCGAAGACGCAGGCGGCGCTGCTGGAGGCGATGGAAGAAGAGCAGGTGACCGTCGACGGCACCACCTACGAGCTTCCGGAGCCGTTCTTCCTCATCGCGACGCAGAACCCCGTCGAACAGGCGGGGAACTTCCCGTTGCCGGAGGCACAGCTCGACCGCTTCTCGGTGAAGACCTCGATGGGCTACCCCGATCTCGAGGGGGAGATCGAGCTGCTCCGCCGGCGCGCGGGGCGCGTCGAGCAGGACCCCAGCGTCGAGACGGTGCTGGACGAGGAGCGCGTCGTCGGCGCCCGCGAGGCGCCCGAGTCCGTCCGGGTGCACGACGACCTGTTGGAGTACATGGCCGGGATCACCCGGGCGACGCGGCAGGACCGCCGCGTCGAGGTGGGCGTCTCCCCGCGCGGCACCCAGCGACTGTTCGAGGCGACGCGCTCGGCGGCGACGCTGGCGGGCCGGGAGTTCGTCACCCCCGACGACGTGAAGCGCGTCGCGGCCCCCGTGCTCGCCCACCGGCTGGTTCTCACGCCCGACGCGAAGGTCGACGACGTGGCGAAAGCCGACGTGTTGCGGGCGGTGCTCGACCGCGTCGAGGTGCCGACCGTGCAGGACGCCGAGGCGGAGCCGGCGGAGTAA
- a CDS encoding DUF7519 family protein, with protein sequence MTVTREPPRLGVALAALAAAVVAAAVGLASATAGAAAAAALLLVAVGTLVGSRRALGVGSVALVAAVLLAGVGGAGPGPLLVGGLGAALAWDLGEHAIGLGEQLGRETDATRNLATHAAASVAVGAVACAVAFGVYVSAAGGQPVVALVFLLVGAVALVSAVR encoded by the coding sequence GTGACGGTCACCCGTGAGCCGCCGCGGCTCGGCGTCGCGCTCGCGGCGCTGGCGGCGGCCGTCGTCGCGGCCGCGGTCGGACTCGCCTCCGCCACCGCGGGCGCGGCGGCCGCGGCGGCGCTCCTGCTCGTCGCCGTCGGGACGCTGGTCGGCTCGCGCCGCGCGCTCGGGGTCGGGAGCGTCGCGCTCGTCGCGGCGGTGTTGCTCGCGGGCGTCGGCGGCGCCGGTCCCGGCCCGCTGCTGGTCGGCGGTCTCGGCGCGGCGCTGGCGTGGGACCTCGGCGAACACGCGATCGGACTCGGCGAGCAGTTGGGCCGGGAGACCGACGCGACGCGCAACCTCGCGACCCACGCCGCGGCGTCGGTCGCGGTCGGCGCCGTCGCCTGCGCGGTCGCGTTCGGCGTGTACGTGTCGGCGGCCGGCGGCCAGCCGGTCGTCGCGCTCGTGTTCCTGCTGGTGGGGGCGGTGGCGCTGGTGAGCGCGGTGCGGTGA
- a CDS encoding DUF58 domain-containing protein, protein MAALALVPVGLGVLLRHPPLVLVGALGVAYAAYARGDAAPDLDVTLERELSDPTPDPGDDVTVTLRVRNDGGGTLPDLRIVDGVPPALATESSARLGTALRPGRTATLRYDVTAVRGAHEFDPVHLLARNPSGSRERDARIEAGGTTTMRCTPELEASSSLPLRGLTTVYSGRVPTDVGGAGLEFHSTREYRHGDPANRVNWARYARTGELSTLEFREERAATVVVCIDAREEAYLAPDPESANAVERSVEAASQAVPALLDSGDRVGVAAFGPGDCWLAPGVGDEHAARARDLLATHPALAPTPGDERFLPTTWVRRFRRWLPADAQVLFCTPLPDDYAVTVARRLDAYGHAVTVISPDPTADDTPGRRLARVERANRLSRLRAAGIRVLDWGDESLATELERASARWSR, encoded by the coding sequence ATGGCCGCGCTCGCGCTCGTCCCGGTCGGGCTGGGCGTCCTCCTGCGCCACCCGCCGCTGGTGCTCGTGGGCGCGCTCGGCGTCGCCTACGCGGCGTACGCCCGCGGCGACGCCGCCCCGGACCTCGACGTGACGCTGGAGCGGGAGCTGTCGGACCCGACGCCGGACCCGGGCGACGACGTGACCGTCACGCTGCGCGTGCGCAACGACGGCGGCGGGACGCTCCCCGACCTCCGGATCGTCGACGGCGTCCCGCCCGCGCTCGCCACGGAGTCGTCGGCGCGGCTCGGCACCGCGCTGCGGCCCGGCCGGACCGCGACGCTGCGCTACGACGTGACCGCGGTGCGGGGCGCCCACGAGTTCGACCCCGTCCACCTGCTCGCGCGCAATCCCAGCGGGTCGCGGGAGCGCGACGCCCGCATCGAGGCGGGCGGCACGACGACGATGCGGTGTACGCCCGAACTGGAGGCGTCGTCGTCGCTGCCGCTGCGCGGTCTCACGACCGTCTACTCGGGCCGGGTGCCGACCGACGTCGGCGGCGCGGGGCTGGAGTTCCACTCGACGCGGGAGTACCGCCACGGCGACCCCGCCAACCGGGTGAACTGGGCGCGCTACGCCCGGACGGGCGAGCTGTCGACGCTGGAGTTCCGCGAGGAGCGCGCCGCCACCGTGGTGGTCTGCATCGACGCCCGCGAGGAGGCGTACCTCGCGCCGGATCCGGAGTCGGCCAACGCCGTCGAGCGCAGCGTCGAGGCGGCCTCGCAGGCGGTGCCCGCGCTGTTGGACAGCGGCGACCGCGTCGGCGTCGCGGCGTTCGGTCCCGGCGACTGCTGGCTCGCCCCCGGTGTCGGCGACGAGCACGCCGCCCGCGCCCGCGACCTGCTGGCGACCCACCCGGCGCTGGCGCCGACGCCGGGCGACGAGCGGTTCCTCCCCACGACGTGGGTGCGCCGCTTCCGCCGCTGGCTCCCGGCTGACGCGCAGGTGCTGTTCTGCACGCCGCTGCCCGACGACTACGCGGTGACGGTGGCCCGGCGGCTCGACGCCTACGGCCACGCAGTGACGGTGATCTCCCCCGACCCGACCGCCGACGACACGCCGGGGCGCCGGCTCGCACGCGTCGAGCGGGCGAACCGCCTCTCGCGGCTCCGGGCGGCCGGGATCCGCGTGCTCGACTGGGGCGACGAGTCGCTGGCGACGGAGTTGGAGCGCGCCTCCGCGCGGTGGTCGCGGTGA
- a CDS encoding DUF7269 family protein: MRFSAVVGVAAVVLGLVVVLQRGLAGLFDLTYVFVTGAGVLALVQGVRYANDARTADRRAIETGDPEDRYEVPVPGAETDALVSARGFSRASVKRRREFRARLRRVAVETLRARGDYADDAVEAAVDGGRWTDDPVAAWFVGDDVPAPTPVRLRRFLGSDVEFRFGVARTVDALAAARSGDSPDRTVATPSRSVRLVAGARRRLGAARDTLAGVRR, translated from the coding sequence GTGAGGTTCTCGGCCGTCGTCGGCGTCGCCGCCGTGGTGCTCGGGCTGGTCGTCGTCCTCCAGCGCGGGCTGGCCGGACTGTTCGACCTGACGTACGTGTTCGTCACCGGCGCGGGCGTGCTGGCGCTCGTCCAAGGGGTCCGCTACGCCAACGACGCCCGCACCGCGGACCGTCGGGCGATCGAGACGGGCGACCCGGAGGACCGCTACGAGGTGCCGGTGCCGGGCGCCGAGACCGACGCGCTGGTGTCGGCGCGGGGGTTCTCCCGCGCCAGCGTCAAGCGCCGCCGCGAGTTCCGCGCCCGCCTGCGCCGGGTCGCCGTCGAGACGCTGCGTGCCCGCGGCGACTACGCCGACGACGCCGTGGAAGCGGCCGTCGACGGGGGGCGCTGGACCGACGACCCGGTGGCCGCGTGGTTCGTCGGCGACGACGTGCCCGCGCCGACGCCGGTGCGGCTCCGGCGCTTCCTCGGCTCCGACGTCGAGTTCCGCTTCGGCGTCGCCCGCACCGTCGACGCGCTGGCGGCCGCCCGGTCGGGCGACTCCCCCGACCGGACGGTCGCGACACCCTCGCGGTCGGTGCGGCTTGTCGCGGGGGCGCGCCGCCGCCTCGGGGCCGCTCGCGACACGCTCGCGGGGGTGCGACGGTGA
- a CDS encoding DUF4129 domain-containing protein — MDRRTAATAALALLAVLALGVAAATLDSATTTASGGFGAGSAPDQEGIGNGDDGPVGLGGDGGGGQELSVSVCVDFLTEPLVQAALLAVVGVFLAAMYRTTRSWLVSGLFVLSALFPFGVLYLALISCGSDPTNLALSAASRAANASLPGGAGSAGTNAAGEAVSAPTALVGLLLLVAIAGSVLLLFVSTGDDDDDLAEPAPEPPAPERRAEVGARAGEAADRLESDADLENEVYRAWREMTAALAVDNPRSTTPAEFADAAVDAGMAREDVTALTEAFEAVRYGGAEATPEREAAAVAALRRIEEAYAGDATGDAADGDDGGAGR, encoded by the coding sequence GTGGACCGACGTACGGCGGCCACCGCGGCGTTGGCCCTCCTCGCGGTGCTCGCGCTCGGCGTCGCCGCCGCCACGCTGGACTCGGCGACGACGACCGCCAGCGGCGGCTTCGGCGCCGGCAGCGCGCCCGACCAGGAGGGGATCGGGAACGGCGACGACGGGCCGGTCGGCTTGGGCGGCGACGGCGGCGGCGGGCAGGAACTGTCGGTGAGCGTCTGCGTCGACTTCCTCACGGAGCCGCTCGTCCAAGCGGCGCTGCTCGCGGTCGTCGGGGTGTTCCTCGCGGCGATGTACCGGACGACGCGCTCGTGGCTCGTCAGCGGCCTGTTCGTGCTGTCGGCGCTGTTCCCGTTCGGCGTGCTGTACCTGGCGCTGATCTCGTGTGGCTCCGACCCGACGAACCTCGCGTTGTCGGCCGCATCGCGGGCGGCCAACGCGTCGCTCCCCGGCGGCGCCGGCTCCGCCGGGACCAACGCCGCGGGCGAGGCCGTCTCGGCGCCGACGGCGCTGGTCGGTCTCCTGCTGTTGGTCGCCATCGCCGGGAGCGTCCTCCTGCTGTTCGTCTCCACCGGCGACGACGACGACGACCTCGCGGAGCCGGCGCCGGAGCCGCCCGCCCCCGAGCGACGCGCCGAGGTCGGCGCGCGCGCCGGCGAGGCGGCCGACCGGCTGGAGTCCGACGCCGACCTGGAGAACGAGGTGTACCGCGCGTGGCGCGAGATGACCGCCGCGCTGGCCGTCGATAACCCGCGGTCGACGACGCCCGCGGAGTTCGCCGACGCCGCCGTCGACGCGGGGATGGCCCGCGAGGACGTGACGGCGCTGACCGAGGCGTTCGAGGCGGTGCGCTACGGCGGCGCCGAGGCCACCCCCGAGCGCGAGGCGGCCGCCGTCGCGGCGCTGCGCCGGATCGAGGAGGCGTACGCGGGAGACGCGACCGGCGACGCGGCCGACGGCGACGACGGGGGTGCCGGCCGGTGA
- a CDS encoding CPBP family intramembrane glutamic endopeptidase has protein sequence MSAETGATEEATASASTTSIRRPAALALGLAVAWTAVEFAVRRGATPPLADATGSGVGATGVVFVVGFPLVAALVAWVGLRAGVAPADWGYDRSLRGVAAAVAGLVAYFVVLLGAAAVLSVTGTDGGTGAAAGALDAAVGAAPTWALVAFFLGNGVVVPLAEELAWRGVIQTALTEAYGPAVAVVVTAALFVAKHLVVDLSAEPLRVVSLVALALVFGVLRARYGTTSSTVAHLLANGLATGSLVVAAL, from the coding sequence ATGAGCGCCGAGACGGGCGCCACCGAGGAGGCGACGGCCTCGGCGTCGACGACGTCGATCCGACGGCCCGCGGCGCTGGCGCTCGGGCTGGCGGTCGCGTGGACCGCCGTGGAGTTCGCGGTGCGCCGGGGCGCCACGCCGCCGCTGGCCGACGCGACGGGGAGCGGGGTGGGCGCCACGGGCGTCGTGTTCGTGGTCGGCTTCCCGCTCGTCGCCGCGCTGGTGGCGTGGGTCGGTCTCCGGGCCGGCGTCGCCCCCGCCGACTGGGGGTACGACCGCTCGCTCCGCGGCGTCGCCGCCGCGGTCGCGGGGCTGGTCGCCTACTTCGTCGTCCTGCTCGGGGCCGCCGCCGTACTGTCGGTGACCGGCACCGACGGCGGGACCGGCGCGGCCGCCGGCGCGCTCGACGCGGCCGTCGGCGCCGCCCCGACGTGGGCGCTCGTCGCCTTCTTCCTCGGCAACGGCGTGGTCGTCCCGCTGGCCGAGGAACTCGCGTGGCGCGGCGTGATCCAGACCGCCCTGACCGAGGCGTACGGTCCCGCGGTCGCCGTCGTCGTCACGGCCGCGCTGTTCGTCGCCAAGCACCTCGTCGTCGACTTGTCGGCGGAACCGCTGCGTGTGGTCTCGCTCGTCGCGCTGGCGCTCGTCTTCGGCGTCCTCCGGGCGCGCTACGGGACCACGAGCAGCACCGTCGCACACCTCCTCGCGAACGGGCTGGCGACCGGGTCGCTCGTCGTCGCCGCCCTCTGA
- a CDS encoding zinc-dependent alcohol dehydrogenase produces the protein MRETAVADPGPGELAVEATVSAISPGTELLLYRGEMNPETAADETLSSLDGSLTYPFPYGYATVGEVRAVGPDVDPAWHGETVLAFHPHASEFVVGVDAVSRVPDGVAPEAAVFLPNVETAVTLAMDGEPAVGERAVVFGQGVVGLLTTALLSAFPLERLLTVECHPARREASRAVGADRSVPPDDLDPASPFGAATAADPAVPTAGREESRDADRADLTYELSGNPDALDDAVAATGYGGRVVVGSWYGAKPVELSLDGRFHRSRIELRASQVSTLAPERRGRWTTDRRLATAWRRLRRIDTDRLVTHRLPVTEAPEAYRLLDEEPEEALGVLLTY, from the coding sequence GTGCGAGAGACGGCCGTCGCCGACCCGGGACCGGGCGAACTCGCCGTCGAGGCGACCGTCTCGGCGATCAGCCCCGGCACCGAACTCCTGTTGTACCGCGGCGAGATGAACCCCGAGACGGCCGCCGACGAGACGCTCTCCTCGCTCGACGGCTCGCTCACGTACCCGTTCCCGTACGGCTACGCGACGGTCGGGGAGGTCCGGGCGGTCGGTCCGGACGTCGACCCCGCGTGGCACGGCGAGACCGTGCTGGCGTTCCACCCGCACGCCAGCGAGTTCGTCGTCGGCGTCGACGCCGTGAGTCGCGTCCCCGACGGCGTGGCGCCCGAGGCGGCCGTGTTCCTCCCGAACGTCGAGACGGCGGTGACGCTGGCGATGGACGGCGAACCGGCGGTCGGCGAGCGCGCGGTCGTGTTCGGCCAGGGCGTCGTCGGCCTGTTGACGACGGCGCTGCTGTCGGCGTTCCCGCTGGAGCGCCTGCTCACCGTCGAGTGTCACCCGGCCCGCCGGGAAGCGTCGAGGGCGGTGGGCGCCGACCGCAGCGTCCCCCCCGACGACCTCGACCCGGCGTCGCCGTTCGGCGCCGCGACGGCGGCGGATCCGGCGGTCCCGACCGCCGGGCGCGAGGAGTCCCGCGACGCCGACCGGGCGGACCTGACGTACGAACTGTCGGGCAACCCCGACGCCCTCGACGACGCGGTCGCGGCGACGGGGTACGGCGGCCGCGTCGTCGTCGGCTCGTGGTACGGCGCCAAACCGGTCGAACTGTCGCTCGACGGTCGGTTCCACCGCAGCCGGATCGAACTGCGGGCGAGTCAGGTGAGCACGCTGGCGCCCGAACGCCGCGGGCGGTGGACGACGGACCGCCGGCTGGCGACCGCGTGGCGGCGGCTGCGACGGATCGACACCGACCGACTCGTCACCCACCGGCTGCCGGTGACGGAGGCGCCCGAGGCGTACCGGCTGCTCGACGAGGAGCCGGAGGAGGCGCTGGGCGTGCTGTTGACGTACTGA
- a CDS encoding universal stress protein, with protein MYDRILVPTDGSEAVDGAIDRAIDLATQYGATLHAVAVVEPIYTVNEGLGSIYDTLESDARASVDEVAERGEAADVTVVTALRTGVTHREILDYAEEEDVDLIVMGTHGRTGLDRYLLGSVTEKVVRLSDVPVLTVRQREDGAAGGDE; from the coding sequence ATGTACGACCGGATACTCGTCCCGACCGACGGGAGCGAAGCCGTCGACGGCGCGATCGACCGCGCGATCGACCTCGCGACACAGTACGGCGCCACCCTGCACGCGGTCGCGGTGGTGGAGCCGATCTACACCGTCAACGAGGGACTGGGGTCGATCTACGACACGCTGGAGTCCGACGCGCGGGCGTCGGTCGACGAGGTCGCCGAGCGCGGCGAGGCCGCCGACGTGACCGTGGTCACGGCGCTGCGAACCGGCGTCACCCACCGGGAGATCCTCGACTACGCCGAGGAGGAGGACGTCGACCTGATCGTGATGGGGACCCACGGTCGCACCGGGCTGGACCGCTACCTGCTCGGGAGCGTCACCGAGAAAGTGGTCAGGCTGTCGGACGTCCCGGTGTTGACCGTGCGCCAGCGCGAAGACGGGGCGGCCGGCGGCGACGAGTAA
- a CDS encoding luciferase family protein, translating into MSIAQSIEQEIVSRASEWPGVVVAEKRTGATEFRLGEEDFGHIDDDGSLDLPLSTPMRVALVDAGRTEPHPVYRRTGWTTFRIDGEDDVDEAERLLRLAYVFYAFKTARRTGDSSLIVDLDVDEELAFCGAEDAVREAMLAVVD; encoded by the coding sequence ATGTCCATCGCACAGTCCATCGAACAGGAGATCGTCTCACGAGCGAGCGAGTGGCCCGGCGTCGTCGTCGCCGAGAAGCGCACGGGCGCGACCGAGTTCCGCCTCGGCGAGGAGGACTTCGGCCACATCGACGACGACGGGTCGCTCGACCTGCCGCTGTCGACCCCGATGCGCGTCGCCCTCGTCGACGCCGGCCGGACGGAGCCGCACCCCGTCTACCGGCGCACCGGCTGGACGACGTTCCGGATCGACGGCGAGGACGACGTCGACGAGGCCGAGCGACTCCTCCGCCTCGCGTACGTGTTCTACGCCTTCAAGACGGCCCGCCGCACCGGCGACAGCTCCCTGATCGTCGACCTCGACGTCGACGAGGAGTTGGCGTTCTGCGGCGCCGAGGACGCCGTCCGCGAGGCGATGTTGGCGGTCGTCGACT